The sequence CTCCGGTTCAATGTATTATAAAATGGGCaagttcaagaaaataaaattacaatttaaaaatcataaattcaaTTGCAGAAAAATAAGTGGTGaaatatggaaaataattaatactttgtgtacaatatatattttattaactaaaaatcaaaCAGTGTATtcaatgattttcttttacaaattgAAGAATTTTATCCCAAacttatgtatatatttataaatcttcaTGAGTAATGATCGTATGAAACTTACCATATAAACCTAGGctgatttttaataattatggtACAGTCGTTAGTCTCTTCCTTATGCAAGGATTTCTAGCCCCTTGTgcattgaaaatattttataattgggAAAACATCTTCTCAGTGTTATATGTTATAGTTTGAAAATTGATGCTCAATCGTTTTGGAgtccttttttctctctttattcttCAGTGAAACCAGCATCTTAAAGACTAGGAGAATAAATTTGGAGGCAATTGATATAGTATTTTAGTgtgatataattaaaaatagggTCTCCATCACTGAAAAGAGCAAAATAGCGATTATTTAAGGGTAAAGGCATattaacaagaaaaataactaagaaacaagaatttgcaatttcaattaaaattaaaatacaatctCTTACCAATTTGTATATTACTAGAGTCATCTCGAGATCTGTGAACTTTAGAGTTCGAATTCCAGTTGGAgccaattaaaaagaaaatagtaagtAGCATATAACTAGCTAGCTAGGTAAGATAATTAATCTTATCataattgttttccaaactCAATACAAAGACTTGAATcaaatttgtttttaataatgaCATTCATATAACTTAACATCCATCTTTAGTCGAAAATATTTGATACCCTCAGTAGCTTGTGTCTGAATAGTAGCAATCCCTCTAGACATGAAGAAATCTCCTGTCCCTCCAACTACTGGAAGATCTCTTATCTTCTCATTCATAAAATCTGCACCCATAATGTTCAAAATACCTTTACGTTCAGTGGAGTTAAAGGCCAAAGCGAAGGACATCCATGCATTGTAATCAGTTTTCTTGTCGTAGAAATAGAACCCTTGTGCTCTGGCAACAGGTGGAGAAAGAAGGTTCTCATCTTGTGTTACAGGATCATCGAAAACAATCAACCGAATACATAATCCCCAAGTTTAGTTGCATTTGTTATTCTTGCAGATGTTGAGTTAGCTAAATCTTTTCCATCAAAGAGAATGTCGTGGAAATATAGTACAAACCGATTGCATGGTTTTTGATGTTTTAATGATTTCCTGTGAGCTACAACAGATTGAGATATACGGAGCATGAAGAGAATGAAACAGGATTTTCCTGTCAGGTTTTTCATGGTTGATGAGTTTACTTTAATTTGTCTAGTGGTAATGGTACTTAAATCATGCATCCTGTCTTCAGGTTTGATATTGTGGCTTCCAAGCAGTGTCCTGTACTaacttcaaattaaaaaatgccAGTCGTGTCTTTTAAAGTGTTGTATTAGGTACTCGTGtattcaaaaaaagaagataaattgaGTATAATCACTCCGCGGAAAATCCAAAGGTAaactaaaaagagaaaaaaaagaaatcaaattttcaAAGATTTGTAAGACATTTTGTCATTCTGAAGAAAACTGGATCTAATACGCAAATGATTTGCATATGTGATCTCTAAGTTGCAGTAGAGCAAGCATTCAAATTTGCATcagaattaagaattaagaaatgaaaaaagaaagaaaaagaattgccTTTTCCTCTATTCAATGTGCTTGACATATATACTTGTTACCTATGACAACAAGCGTATTGCACTAAACAAGTAGGATACGAGGATGAAATTCAGTTGGTCCTGATAGGAAAGGATTTTGAAACAAAGCCATGAtattttgtgatttcttttttctacatatattaaactattctTTGATTTTAGTATACATATTTGGATTGGGTAGTTTTTGATATGGAgtctaattagattttaaatcttAACCCTGACTATATCATAACTgattaaactttaaattttcagCAAGATATAGGTCCATTGAGGATTTGTAGGGTCAATTTCTCTTGCTCAAAAAACTGGGATAGAGTTATGTTTATGGATATTATCTAATACAAGTATTTTCAATTCTAATGATCCATTTTATAATCTAAGAAACGGCTAACATGACATGGAGgattaattctaaattattatgtaaAGCAAGTGTTTTCAATTCGAATGATCCATGTTATAGTCCAAGCACTTCTGTCTTCAGATTTCCTATTACACCTGGTTTTAGCATGTTACTGAGCTGATTAAAAGCAAAAGTATATCCTGGTTCGGTACATGTTAGGACCTTGAAGAATTGTCTAGTAGTGGAAGAATTGCATGTCACATGAGATACCTAGCATGGCATGTTAATGGAGGGATAGTCATGGACAACTGAATATCTTGTAGCATaaagtaagaaagaaaacatatcGTGATTGATTTGAGAGATTATTTAAGGTTAACATACAGGAACACACATAGAAACAAAACAAGTTTAATTACCAAATCAAAGCATATCTGACCACTAATCTGCAGCACTGAATCAGATTAAGAAAGACTGATTAATGACATTCATATAACTTGATATCCATTTTCAGGCGAAAGAATTTGATACCCCCAGTAGTAGCCTCAGTCTGGACTGTGGAATTCCTCTAGACATGAAAAAATCTCCTGTCCTATAAGATCTCTGGTCTCTGCATGCATCAGGTCTGCACCCATGATGTTCAGAGTACCTTTACTTGTGGTCGAGTTAAGAACAAAGGTGCTTGCAAGGTTCACCCATTTGGCCAGGATAGAATAGAATGAAACAGGATTTTCCTGCGAAGTCTCTCATAGCTAAGTTTTATGTAGTAGTAagtaattatgaaaaattctTAGCTCGTCtcagaattttttattaactattatgTATATCTCTTCCTTTGTATATACATCAAGGTTAGGTAAAAACTTCCATTAATTATTGTGCTACGTAAGATTATGCTTCATTCTTTAGCTTTTGTAATGTGATTTCtagattaaaatgaaaatcaactaaatttaaataattgaaatgaaacaaaattaaaattttatgactgaaataaaataaattaaaattttataatcaaaacgAAACTAAGtataatctcttaattattGACATTATCAGTCAGTTATCTTTTTGATAGAGGCAGTGATACTATAGGCTTAGTTAatagtgtgtgtgtgtttttttttcctgATGTAGTGTTATCATCAACATTCTTTTGTAGCAAAATGTGAAGCTCACATGGAGCTCATCCTACTGATATAAGAGTTTCTTGAGAGAGACAGCagcaaaagaaatattaagaAGGCTTATAGCACTAATTGATTCTGCTTATGTAGACAGGGCCCGAGTAGTCTACTACTGGTGTGTTCtgtaatgaaaattaaatgttCCCACCTCCTAACATTTTAAAGAACTCtgacataaaattataaaacctCCTTACTTCAGCGCTCAACTAACCTCTTCCTTTGTGGCACCGTCTCCTCCATCTCCATCCACAACATCAGGTGATGTTAATTTTAGCAGAATCTCTCGATTGCCCATTCCCTTCATACTTTGTGTCTTTGTTTGTGCATTTAATCTCCTCATTCACTTTTTGTTGCTTCATTTGTGTTTAGGCTTTTCACGGCAGGTTCAGAGAGCTTAGGACAAAAGCAGTAAGACTACATTTTATCATTAGAGTAAACAAACACATTTATTCACCATCTTGCTGTTCTCGTATAGCAATAAGATTTCGAATGATTGAACCATTTTTCccttttgaaaattttcaacgtatccaaaaagaaacaaaacgtCTACTCAAGTTTTGTACCTACCCAGATCTAAGTTTGATTGAACACAAAGAAAATCAGTAAGATTCCGAGTCTCTGCCCACCTGATCATCACCTGCATGTGAAGCCAAATCCAAAGATACCTGACTATCATATTGTTGGATCACCAAGACGGATGCTGTAGTTGAGAAGTTAGATGTAGCCAGTAAGCTGCCTACAGGTCCCAATTCTGGACACTCATTCCATCTGTTTAAAGCTATAGCTATTTCACCTTCAGGCATTCGGCCCACAAGAAAAAGATTACAGTGGTTAACTTCATGGATCACATCCATAGCTCCTGCAGTATTTCTAATGGCTTTCTCTTCGTATTTTACAGAACTGTCCTTGCATGTTTTCTGCTTGAATTCTAAAAGGAACTGTTCATCCCAGGATCCCAGTTTGGTGTTTATAGAGCTTTCCATGTTAACTTGGGTAATTTCCCCCTGAGCGTCTGGTGCCACTAAAAAACGAATAACCTTTAAACTGATCCCAGGGTGTTCAGCCATTCGAGCTCCATAAGCAAGAGCTTCACGGTCATCACGGCCACCAAAGAAAAGAACTGTAATTAGATAAGAGACATCACTTGCAGGAACATGAGAGGTTCCACCAAGCCCGCGATCAACTAGAATTCCTACTGAGCATGGGGCATGCTCAAGAACTCTCCGATTGACCCAGCGAAAGTCAATTCTAGTAGTCTCCAATGAGCCATCCAACCTTTGATGCTTATGAAATGGAAGAATAATGATCGCAGCTCTCTTCCTCTCAGCAGTGGTGCAGATGTCCTCGTGAATATCAGACATTGAAGAGATTGCCGTCATTGAACGTACCATTACCTGGCTCAGTTGCCGAAAAGCCTCAAATGCCACAATAACATTATTAGAATCTGGTTTTGAGCCTTTGTTCCATGTAGGTAACCCGTTCTTTCTTGCCTTGTGGACCATTAGTATGGCAGATGATCTCTCAGACAGTTCCATGAGGTGCATTGCATATACACAAAGTCCTTCAGCCTTCTGAACCCCACGTGAGGCTTCGAGAAGATTTATGGTTGATGGAATATTTCTTGCACTGTGAAAACATGCCAAAATCCGAAGTTGCATACTTGaatttttcctttcaataGTTCTATGCTTGTAATCAGCTACCCTTGATTTCCGTGCTGGCTTATATACAGCCATAACAAGAGGCGTGGTTATGAAGGTTGTAAAGAGAGCCATTAGAACCATGATGGCAAAAGTCTGATCATTCAAAACCTGAACATGCAAATAGAGTTTACATTATGTCATTTTAAGAAAGACGGAAGCATAATTAGATATTCTAAAGCTAGATGCgactaaatatcaaaaagaataCCATTTACCTTTTTATCTTTACCAATGTTGAGTACAATGAGCTCCACCAAACCTTTAGTATTCATCAGGAACCCCATTGCTAAAGCCTCGCGAAGAGGCACTTTGCAAGCAAGTGAGACCAGAAAAGTGCCAACAATCTTCCCAAAGCAGGCAGTAAAAGTAACCAACGCCAGCAAACCCCAAGATTGCAGCCCACTAATTGTGGCTATATCTGTCTTCAATCCACTTGATACAAAGTACAATGGCAGAAAGAGACCAGATACAAGATCTTCAATTTTCTCCACAAGAGCACGTGCAAATGGCCCTTCCTTTGGCACAAGAACTCCAATTACAAAAGCCCCAAACATGGCATGAATTCCAATAGCATCAGTAATAAACCCAGCAACCAGAACAGCAGCTAATGTAGCACATACATATGTTTCTTCAACTGGCTCACCTTCATGGCATCGGCGGgttattaatttgaatattgGAGGCAAAACAAGAGTTGAACAAATGACAAAAACAAACCCACAtaacaaaacccaaagtgAAGTAATGGGAGAGTGGTTAGACCCAGAGAGAGCAATGGCAAGAGCAAGAAGAATCCACGCAGCCACATCATTAACTGCAGCAGCAGACATAGCCATTCTACCAACATCAGTTGTTAAAAGCTTCAGCTCGGCCAAAATACGAGCCAAGACTGGGAAGGCAGTTATGGACAAAGCTACACCCATGAATAGAAGAAATGAGGTACTATTTACGCCTTTGGAAATAGTTGCTCGGAGAATGAATGAAGAGCCAATCCCCATACCAAAAGGTAGGCTAATTCCTGCAATAGCGATTGCAAGGGCCTTCTTCCCAGTTTTACGAAGGGATTTAAGATCTAACTCTAGCCCCACAAGAAACAAAAAGTAAAGGAGGCCAATGTTTGCAAGTGTATCTAACACTGGAAGGCTCTTGGGTGGGAACACAGCGTGCAAATATTTCTCACTTCGACCTAGAGCAGATGGCCCTAGTAAAATTCCTCCCTGCAACATGGTGAAAATCTCAATGTTAGGCTCAACGTAACTTCATATCCAATAAATTGAGTTTGTATAGCTATAAACtttctctatctctctctctctctctctctctctctctcaagcAACttgctgaaatttttttaacggaaggatatatttgtgaataaatatacaaaatagGGGTTGGAACAGTCAGAATTCAAATCAAAACCAAGTACAATTAAGAACAACAAGCACCATCAAGTCACGAACTCTTTGGCCATGCTTGAAGAATCAATTTATTGTTATAATATACATTTCAAACCCATAggagaaattatataatagcaaataaaaagaaaagattaaactAGCAGATGTCTAGTGGACTGAGAATAGAATTTGAACCAGCTGCTTGGTACTTGAATGAATATAGACATGACCAATAACTTCCCCACCCAGACCACTAAGGACTGATCTTTTTCATTGTAACTGACAATTACAGTAACTCGCCCCACAATTTGCaatagaagtgaaatcaacCCATCAAAGTAGCATTCTAGATAAGCACTATATGCTCTAGGGCATAAGACATATAAAATCACCATAGAAtcataaaaggaagaaaggaaCATACAATAATCTCTGCGATAACACGTGGCTGCCTTAGTAGTCGTCTTAGAGGAAAAGCAAGAGCCCGTGTGAGTACAAGCACCAGACATATCTGCAAAATGACCAGAGGGAGAGAAAAATCTAGAGGACTATCACCCTGAAATACACCATTTGATGCAGGCTTCATTGGAGATGGGCATGTGTGGCCCACCGAAGCATTTGAAGCCATTCCGCTAAACAAAAAGGTTCACTTTCTCCCCTGCGAAGAGATATAAAACCAACGATTAAGATCCAAAAGAGTAACCTATCagttataattatcaaaatttctCAGCAAATTGACTTCTTATTCCCTAATTAATCTGTCAATATATTTTTGCAAATTGAAAATGTAAAAGTAGAACTCAAACATAAAGACTGAAGTGTGCGTCAACAATTTCTCTCCAACCTCTTTTCTCAGTACTCAGAAACCTGCTAAAGACTCCTAAATCAATAGGTATTCTCTTTCTCTTGATGCTTTATGCAATCACAATTTGATGAGCAATTACGAAGATCCTTACTTTCTAAATCTATTATGTTGAAACATAAAATTCAAGTGGCCAAATCCAAACAAGTTTAACccactaataaatatttatcatcCAAATTCTGATTTAGGAACAAATCTAACCAAGAACAATATATCCTAGCAATAatgactaaaaaaaaaaaaaatttactcaaaACAATCAACAGCATAGCACAAGCAATCCACGGTCCAAATACCCTACAAAGATTTAGAGGCAATGTTTCAAAATCTCTTATTCTCAACCTTGAGATCGAACAAAGTCCTttcatcaaataaagaatTCTAATGCAATTGAGTTATTTAAActccattatatatatatatatatatatatatatataaaaaatgagtaattcatcaatttcttataggattaggaatatatatgaaattatgatagtattaggattttattggattaattactaattaattctattaaaattagaaaattaaattaattacatatagaattaagataaaattggTAAGTGTGTTTTAGTGGTTCAAAAAAATTTCCCCCACATACTTTTATACTGATTGATATGAATCAAATGGAGATATTTTAGTAACATACAATTgttactaaatttaaatatttaactagATTATCTCAAAAAAATAACTAGATTAATTATGGAAAATGGATAagaatatcttttaatatttgaaagcaaaataaagagaaaaaattttcaattttattgaaaacaatttttctctatttctaATCATTTAATACTTTGCCTTTTCCATACAAGGAACAATACCTAGTTGTCCCAATCTTCACAAGGAACATGATTTCTGCtatgaaaattgatctctaAGGAACATGTTTTCATATCTAccaagaaataataaaactacTAAACACTTTTTTCTCAAGAATAAGACATGAAACCAACAGCAATAAAAGGTCATAAATACAGCTCTTGAACAATTCCATAATGTACCCacattattatcttattaataaattgaccCATTCATTCACGCACAGATCTGAtttcacaagaaaagaaaaaaagataataggACCGATAGGAAAACATgtcaatttcatatttaatttcacAAGCAAGTTGAATACATGTTCCACTACTTGAGCATAACTGAGAGGACCTACACTAGCAATACGATAATAGAGTAGTTATCATGTAAATTTTTACCTAGTTTAGATTCCAACTTCAAACCCCTGTTCAAACAAACTTCAAAGGCTGGAGCAGACGGCTGAGAAGAGGGCAGCAGCGACGGCAGCAACGACTGTGAAGACTGGAGCAGCGGCTGAGAAGAGGAGAGCAGCGACAACAACGGCAGCAAGGGTGGAGGCGACTGCAGCTAGGGCTACGACGGCAATGGCAGCGGCGGCGACGGCAATGAGGGTTTGTAAGGGTGGTGCACTGGTGGAGGCTTAAGTTGGGAGGGTTGACGTGTGTTTGAGATGAGATGggaataaaattagaatttaatctGAGATATGTTTTTTTAGTTTGgtattatcaaaattatctaattttatttaaaattatataataattatataaattctgTCAATTTCTTAATCGATCCGAGCATCAAATACCTCGGGAGAAGTTTGGTTCGTTTACAGCCTTAACGGTAATCTAATCTTCGCAATAGCAACATGGTTGCCTGAGCGGTCTTAGAAGAAAAGCGAGACCTCCTGTGAGTACGAACCACCAGACATATCTGCAAACTGACCACAGAGACGGAGAAAAATCCAGAGGGCTATCACTCTGAAACATACACCATTTGATGGAGGTTTTAAATTTGGTTGGctaggaggagagagagagagagaaacagaAACTCACTGAAATTAAAGTTCCTTCACTCAGAAGCAGAACAAAGAGCAGCCaaaatgttgacaaatattaTTTAGTGAATACTCAGGATGTGTAATGTTTCTTGTCATAAAAACAGAATAGGAAAGGCGATTATATCAAGTTGGTGaacaaatgaaaaagaaaatggcagaCAAGCAAAGAATGTGCAACCATAAAAGGAATGTTTTAGTGAGACTCTTCATTACAACCCCTTTACAGGTGTCAGTTACAGGTAATTGTTTGCAAAGAAAAGAGTATAGAAGCAATTCTACATGAATGAAATCTACTCTCCtttggcttttcttttctcttttttttcttttctttcttttttcttttaaatcctGTGGAGCAGTCAAGGTCTTGAAAACAGCGAGCAGGTCCTGTCCTGATGAACACTTATTAAGAGCAAAGAAATTTGCTACTAATCTTTTCATGATCAtcacatatattatatatacatccAAATAACAATAGCCTGGACTGGGAAACCAACCTATCCGGTTTCTGAATCATGCTCAGGCTCCTCTGCAATCTTTGTGGAGCTGCCTGAGCAGGGTTGAGTTGATTTTAGACTATTATACTGCTGCACCACCAAAACAGATGCTGAAGTAGTAAAATCGTGAGAAGTCAATAGGTTTCCTGCAGGACCCAATTCAGGGCACTCAGCCTTCCCATTCAAAGCTGCAGCTACAGGACCTTCAGGCATTCGACCGACGACGAAAAGATTGCAGCGGCTGAACTCCTTAACTGCTTCAACAACTTCTCTAGCACTATTCACTACCCTTTCTTCAAATTTGATTGAGTTGTCATCTGAAACTTTCTTGATCCCAACTAGAACCATTTTATCAGCCGATTCTGATGTAATTGACGCTTCATCAGTTATGTCAACTTTGACCATCTGCCCTACAATCTCAGTGCTAGCAATAAAGTGAATAACAGTTAGGCTAATTCCAGGGTGCTCGGCCATTCTTGCACCATAAGCAAGGGCTTCACGATCGTCACGCCCACCAAAGAATAGCACTGTTATGGTGGAGGAAAGGTTGCTTGCAGATACATGTGTGCCCCCACCAAGCCCGCGATCCACCAAAATTCCAACTGAACATGGTGCATGCTCAAGAACCCTCTTATTGACCCAACGGAATTCATTTCGTGTCGTCTCCAAAGTCCCATCTAATCTCTGATGCTTATGGAATGGGAGGATAACCATTGCAGCCCTTTTCCTTTCAGCACTAGCGCAAATATCCTCGTGCATGTTATGCAAAGCTGAGATTGCTGTCATTGGACGAATAAACACACGGCTCAGCTGCCTGAAAGCCTCAAAAGCAACAACAACTTGATTGGTATCGGACTTCTGCAACTTATTCCAAAAGGGCAGTCCGTTCTTTCTCGCCTTATGGACCATAAGGATTGCTGATGACCTCTCAGAAAGCTCCATAAGGTGCAGAGCATAAACACACAGTCCTTGCCTCTTCTCAGTTCCACGCGAAGCCTCAATGAAATTAATCATTGTGGGGATGTTCAATGTACTGTGGAAACAAGCCAAAATTCGAAGCTGAGAATCTGGGTCTTTTCTCTCAATGGTTTTATGCTTATAATCAGCATTTATTGCCCTTTTTGCGGGCTTATATATTGATACAACAATAGGCGTTGTGATAAAGGTTGTGAAGATAGCCATCAGAACGCAGATAGCAAACGTTTGATCGTTCAGGACCTGCAAGGTATCGGCTAAATGATTATAACCATGAGTAAGGACATCATGAGTACAATTATAAGTTATCAGC comes from Ricinus communis isolate WT05 ecotype wild-type chromosome 5, ASM1957865v1, whole genome shotgun sequence and encodes:
- the LOC8287705 gene encoding cation/H(+) antiporter 18, coding for MASNASVGHTCPSPMKPASNGVFQGDSPLDFSLPLVILQICLVLVLTRALAFPLRRLLRQPRVIAEIIGGILLGPSALGRSEKYLHAVFPPKSLPVLDTLANIGLLYFLFLVGLELDLKSLRKTGKKALAIAIAGISLPFGMGIGSSFILRATISKGVNSTSFLLFMGVALSITAFPVLARILAELKLLTTDVGRMAMSAAAVNDVAAWILLALAIALSGSNHSPITSLWVLLCGFVFVICSTLVLPPIFKLITRRCHEGEPVEETYVCATLAAVLVAGFITDAIGIHAMFGAFVIGVLVPKEGPFARALVEKIEDLVSGLFLPLYFVSSGLKTDIATISGLQSWGLLALVTFTACFGKIVGTFLVSLACKVPLREALAMGFLMNTKGLVELIVLNIGKDKKVLNDQTFAIMVLMALFTTFITTPLVMAVYKPARKSRVADYKHRTIERKNSSMQLRILACFHSARNIPSTINLLEASRGVQKAEGLCVYAMHLMELSERSSAILMVHKARKNGLPTWNKGSKPDSNNVIVAFEAFRQLSQVMVRSMTAISSMSDIHEDICTTAERKRAAIIILPFHKHQRLDGSLETTRIDFRWVNRRVLEHAPCSVGILVDRGLGGTSHVPASDVSYLITVLFFGGRDDREALAYGARMAEHPGISLKVIRFLVAPDAQGEITQVNMESSINTKLGSWDEQFLLEFKQKTCKDSSVKYEEKAIRNTAGAMDVIHEVNHCNLFLVGRMPEGEIAIALNRWNECPELGPVGSLLATSNFSTTASVLVIQQYDSQVSLDLASHAGDDQVGRDSESY
- the LOC8287706 gene encoding cation/H(+) antiporter 18, with product MASNGTVASCLKPMKATSDGVFQGDNPLDYALPLAIVQIVLVVVLTRVLAFLLRPLRQPRVIAEIIGGILLGPSALGRNTDYLHRIFPPRSLTVLDTLANLGLLFFLFLVGLELDLKSLRRTGKKALSIALAGISLPFVMGIGVSFVLRNTISPGVKEAPLLVFMGVALSITAFPVLARILAELKLLTTDVGRMAMSAAAVNDIAAWILLALAIALSGTGRSPLTSLWVLLTGCGFIICCILIVPPVFKWMAHRCPEGEPVNEMYVCATLATVLAAGFCTDSIGIHALFGAFVIGVLIPKDGPFAGALVEKVEDLVSGLFLPLYFVSSGLKTNVATIQGAQSWGLLVLIIATACFGKIIGTVGVSLLCRIPFQEALTLGFLMNTKGLVELIVLNIGKDRGVLNDQTFAICVLMAIFTTFITTPIVVSIYKPAKRAINADYKHKTIERKDPDSQLRILACFHSTLNIPTMINFIEASRGTEKRQGLCVYALHLMELSERSSAILMVHKARKNGLPFWNKLQKSDTNQVVVAFEAFRQLSRVFIRPMTAISALHNMHEDICASAERKRAAMVILPFHKHQRLDGTLETTRNEFRWVNKRVLEHAPCSVGILVDRGLGGGTHVSASNLSSTITVLFFGGRDDREALAYGARMAEHPGISLTVIHFIASTEIVGQMVKVDITDEASITSESADKMVLVGIKKVSDDNSIKFEERVVNSAREVVEAVKEFSRCNLFVVGRMPEGPVAAALNGKAECPELGPAGNLLTSHDFTTSASVLVVQQYNSLKSTQPCSGSSTKIAEEPEHDSETG
- the LOC8287704 gene encoding LOW QUALITY PROTEIN: dirigent protein 5-like (The sequence of the model RefSeq protein was modified relative to this genomic sequence to represent the inferred CDS: inserted 1 base in 1 codon); amino-acid sequence: MHDLSTITTRQIKVNSSTMKNLTGKSCFILFMLRISQSVVAHRKSLKHQKPCNRFVLYFHDILFDGKDLANSTSARITNATKLGDYVFGXIVFDDPVTQDENLLSPPVARAQGFYFYDKKTDYNAWMSFALAFNSTERKGILNIMGADFMNEKIRDLPVVGGTGDFFMSRGIATIQTQATEGIKYFRLKMDVKLYECHY